One genomic segment of Myotis daubentonii chromosome 14, mMyoDau2.1, whole genome shotgun sequence includes these proteins:
- the GLYCTK gene encoding glycerate kinase, with protein sequence MAVALQVLPRLARAPLRPLLWGGPGARLASGMALAEQARMLFENTIGAVLPGPMMHRALSLDPSSGQLKVRDRSFQLRQNLYLVGFGKAVLGMAAAAEELLGQHLVQGVISVPKGIRAAVECSGKQEMLLKPHSRVQVFEGAEDNLPDRDSLRAALAIRQLAEGLTADDLLLVLISGGGSALLPAPIPPVTLEEKQTLTKLLAARGATIQELNTIRKALSQLKGGGLAQAAYPAQVVSLILSDVVGDPVEVIASGPTVASVHNVQDCLHILNRYGLRAALPRSVKTVLARADSDPHGPHTCGHVLNVIIGSNALALAEARRQAEALGYRAVVLSAAMQGDVKSVATFYGLLARVAGAHLTAPGGAGVSVEEEDQLHEQAASLQLPDLQLKEALEVVKGAQGPICLLAGGEPTVQLQGSGKGGRNQELALRVATELGQRPLGPVDVLFLSGGTDGRDGPTEAAGAWVMPELASQATAEGLDVATFLAHNDTHTFFHRFQGGAHLLYTGLTGTNVMDVHFLFLRPR encoded by the exons ATGGCTGTAGCCCTGCAGGTCTTGCCCCGCTTGGCCCGAGCCCCATTACGCCCACTCCTCTGGGGGGGCCCAGGGGCACGGCTGGCCAGTGGCATGGCCTTGGCAGAGCAGGCTCGGATGCTGTTTGAGAACACTATTGGTGCCGTGCTGCCAGGCCCCATGATGCACCGGGCACTGTCCTTGGACCCCAGCAGCGGGCAGCTGAAGGTGCGGGATCGGAGCTTTCAGCTGCGGCAAAACCTCTACCTGGTGGGCTTCGGCAAGGCTGTGCTGGGCATGGCAGCTGCAGCCGAGGAGCTACTGGGCCAGCACCTGGTGCAGGGCGTGATCAGCGTTCCCAAGGGGATCCGTGCTGCCGTGGAGTGCAGTGGCAAGCA GGAGATGCTACTGAAGCCACACAGCCGTGTCCAGGTTTTTGAGGGTGCAGAGGACAACCTGCCGGACCGTGATTCGCTGCGGGCTGCGTTAGCCATCCGGCAGCTGGCCGAAGGGCTGACAGCTGACGACCTGCTGCTCGTGCTCATCTCAG GTGGGGGCTCGGCCCTGCTGCCCGCCCCCATCCCACCCGTCACACTGGAGGAGAAGCAGACACTCACCAAGCTGCTGGCGGCCCGCGGAGCCACAATCCAGGAGCTGAACACCATCCGGAAGGCCCTGTCCCAGCTCAAGGGTGGGGGGCTCGCTCAGGCTGCCTACCCTGCCCAG GTGGTAAGCCTGATTCTGTCGGACGTGGTGGGAGACCCCGTGGAGGTGATCGCCAGCGGCCCCACCGTGGCCAGCGTCCACAATGTGCAGGATTGCCTGCACATCCTTAATCGCTATGGCCTCCGTGCTGCCCTGCCACGTTCGGTGAAAACTGTGCTGGCCCGGGCCGACTCGGACCCTCACGGGCCTCACACCTGCGGCCACGTCCTCAATGTGATCATCGGCTCCAACGCACTGGCACTGGCTGAGGCCCGGCGGCAGGCGGAGGCGCTGGGATACCGGGCCGTGGTGCTGAGCGCAGCCATGCAGGGCGACGTGAAAAGTGTGGCCACATTTTACGGGCTGCTGGCCCGAGTGGCTGGAGCCCACCTCACTGCGCCCGGTGGCGCCGGGGTCTCTGTGGAGGAGGAGGATCAGCTCCATGAGCAGGCGGCGTCGCTCCAGCTCCCAGACCTGCAGCTGAAGGAGGCCCTGGAGGTCGTGAAGGGGGCTCAGGGCCCCATCTGCCTGCTGGCTGGTGGGGAGCCCACCGTGCAGTTGCAGGGCTCGGGCAAGGGTGGCCGGAACCAGGAACTGGCCCTGCGCGTCGCCACAGAGCTGGGACAGCGGCCGCTGGGGCCCGTCGACGTGCTGTTTCTGAGTGGCGGCACCGATGGGAGGGACGGACCCACGGAGGCAGCCGGGGCCTGGGTTATGCCTGAGCTTGCCAGCCAGGCCACCGCTGAGGGCCTGGATGTGGCCACCTTCCTAGCCCACAACGACACACATACCTTCTTCCATCGCTTCCAGGGCGGGGCCCACCTGCTGTACACAGGGCTGACGGGCACCAACGTCATGGACGTCCACTTCCTGTTCCTGCGGCCGCGGTGA